In one Tripterygium wilfordii isolate XIE 37 chromosome 22, ASM1340144v1, whole genome shotgun sequence genomic region, the following are encoded:
- the LOC119991392 gene encoding probable 2-oxoglutarate-dependent dioxygenase AOP1, whose amino-acid sequence MASSRSSEILFLDLSNEDLKPGTSTWIAACKDIRGAVEECGCFIAVYDKVPLEFNNDVYASVDELFNLPPEIRTQNTSNKPYHGYFGQFTTMPLYESIAIENPSLECGNKFFLDLMWPARNDRFRTSVHSFAKLVVELEQQVMRMILESYGIEKYYDSHLESSEYLLRFFKYRIPEMNETDVGIPAHTDKNMVSIIHQNHVGGLQVKNKDGKWVDLELSPSSFVFLAAEGLRAWSNDRIKPCEHKVIMKSRETRYSIGVFSFSRGITSIPEELVDDLHPLRFKPFNMYDFLRFRESDEGKKVNGSIKAFCGV is encoded by the exons ATGGCTTCCTCCAGATCGAGCGAGAttctttttcttgatttatcaaATGAAGACTTGAAGCCTGGGACTAGTACATGGATTGCTGCTTGCAAAGACATTCGTGGTGCAGTCGAAGAGTGTGGTTGTTTTATTGCAGTTTATGATAAAGTTCCTCTAGAATTTAACAATGATGTATATGCATCAGTTGATGAGCTCTTCAATCTCCCACCAGAAATTAGAACCCAAAACACCAGTAATAAGCCTTACCATGGGTACTTTGGACAATTTACCACTATGCCTCTCTATGAGTCCATTGCTATTGAAAACCCATCTCTTGAATGtggtaacaaattttttttagatcTCATGTGGCCTGCCCGAAATGATCGGTTCAG GACTAGTGTCCATTCATTTGCGAAACTAGTAGTGGAATTGGAGCAACAGGTGATGAGAATGATCTTGGAAAGTTATGGTATAGAGAAGTACTATGACTCTCATCTTGAATCATCTGAATACCTGCTGAGGTTCTTTAAATACAGAATTCCAGAGATGAATGAGACTGATGTTGGTATACCGGCTCACACGGACAAGAACATGGTGTCCATAATTCATCAGAATCATGTTGGTGGACTCCAGGTTAAGAACAAGGATGGAAAATGGGTTGATTTAGAGCTCTCACCGTcctcttttgtgttcttggcaGCTGAAGGGTTACGG GCATGGAGTAATGACAGGATAAAGCCTTGTGAACATAAAGTCATCATGAAATCAAGGGAAACCAGATATTCCATCGGAGTATTTTCGTTTAGCCGCGGAATCACCAGCATACCGGAGGAACTTGTCGATGATTTACATCCTTTACGATTCAAGCCATTCAATATGTACGACTTCCTTCGTTTCCGTGAATCAGATGAGGGAAAGAAAGTGAATGGCTCCATCAAAGCATTCTGTGGTGTTTGA
- the LOC119992305 gene encoding probable 2-oxoglutarate-dependent dioxygenase AOP1, which yields MGSESPVILPVIDFTSPALNPGTSEWDSVKSQVRRALEEYGCFEAKFNKVPPELRDGIFGALEELFDLPLATKMRNVSKKPYHGYVGQYPQVPLYESMGIDDANVAENVEIATRSLWPEGNHGFSKTIQSYSEHVSELDQMIRKMIVESLGLEKYMDEHMNSTNYLLRVMKYKGPQCSDAKLGLNSHTDKNVVTILFQNQVEGLEVQTKDGEWIDYKPSPDSFIVMIGDSLHAWVNGRLHSPYHRVMMTGNATRYSAGLFSIPKAGYIVKAPAEVVDEEHPLLFKPFDHVEFLAFYYSEAGQRAPSALEAYCGV from the exons aTGGGCTCTGAATCTCCAGTTATCCTTCCGGTCATCGATTTCACCAGTCCGGCCCTGAATCCGGGCACGTCGGAGTGGGATTCGGTGAAATCTCAAGTCCGTCGAGCTCTGGAAGAGTATGGTTGCTTTGAGGCAAAGTTCAACAAAGTTCCTCCAGAGCTTAGAGATGGAATTTTTGGTGCACTAGAGGAGCTATTTGACCTTCCATTGGCAACCAAAATGCGCAATGTTTCTAAGAAGCCTTACCATGGCTATGTTGGACAATACCCTCAAGTTCCTTTGTATGAAAGCATGGGAATTGACGATGCCAACGTCGCTGAAAATGTGGAAATTGCGACTCGAAGCTTGTGGCCTGAAGGAAACCATGGTTTTAG TAAAACTATACAATCATACTCGGAGCACGTATCGGAATTAGATCAAATGATCAGAAAGATGATTGTGGAGAGCTTGGGTTTGGAGAAATATATGGATGAACACATGAATTCAACAAACTACCTCCTTAGGGTCATGAAATACAAAGGGCCACAATGCAGTGACGCAAAGCTTGGGCTAAACTCCCACACTGACAAAAATGTGGTGACTATATTGTTCCAGAATCAGGTTGAAGGGTTAGAGGTGCAAACCAAAGATGGAGAGTGGATCGATTACAAACCCTCGCCAGATTCTTTCATCGTCATGATCGGAGATTCTCTCCAT GCGTGGGTAAATGGTCGGTTGCATTCGCCTTATCATCGTGTCATGATGACTGGAAACGCGACAAGGTACTCTGCCGGGTTGTTTTCGATCCCGAAAGCCGGGTACATTGTAAAAGCACCTGCAGAAGTTGTGGATGAGGAACACCCCTTGCTTTTTAAGCCATTTGATCATGTTGAGTTTCTTGCATTCTACTATTCCGAGGCTGGTCAAAGGGCTCCATCTGCTCTCGAGGCTTACTGTGGTGTCTGA
- the LOC119990996 gene encoding probable 2-oxoglutarate-dependent dioxygenase AOP1, whose translation MASSRPSEILFLDLSNEDLKPGTSTWIAACKDIRRAFEECGCFVAVYDKVPLEFNNDVYASVDELYNLPPEIRTQNTSNKPYHEYFGQYTTMPLYESIAIENPSLDCGNNNFVDLMWPAGNDRFRTSVHSFAKLVVELDQQVMRMILESYGIEKYYDSHLESSEYLLRFFKYRIPEMNETDVGIPAHTDKNMVSIIHQNHVGGLQVKNKDGKWVDLELSPSSFVFMAAEAIRAWSNDRIKPCEHQVIMKSKETRYSIGLFSFNRGITSVPEELIDDLHPLQFKPFNMYDYLRFHKSDEGKRVNGSIKAFCGV comes from the exons ATGGCTTCCTCTAGACCGAGCGAGATtctatttcttgatttatcaaatgaagatttgaaGCCTGGTACTAGTACATGGATTGCTGCATGTAAAGATATCCGTCGTGCATTCGAAGAGTGTGGTTGTTTTGTAGCAGTTTATGATAAAGTTCCTCTAGAATTTAACAATGATGTATATGCATCAGTCGATGAGCTCTACAATCTCCCACCGGAAATTAGAACCCAAAACACCAGTAATAAGCCCTACCATGAGTACTTTGGACAATATACCACTATGCCTCTATATGAGTCCATTGCTATTGAAAACCCATCTCTTGATTGCGGTAATAACAATTTTGTAGATCTCATGTGGCCCGCTGGAAATGATCGTTTCAG GACTAGTGTCCATTCGTTTGCGAAACTAGTAGTGGAATTGGATCAACAGGTGATGAGAATGATCTTGGAAAGTTATGGTATAGAGAAGTACTATGACTCTCACCTTGAATCATCTGAATACCTGCTGAGGTTCTTTAAATACAGAATTCCAGAGATGAATGAGACTGATGTTGGTATACCGGCTCACACGGACAAGAACATGGTGTCCATAATTCATCAGAATCATGTTGGTGGACTCCAGGTTAAGAACAAGGATGGAAAATGGGTTGATTTAGAGCTCTCCCCGTCGTCTTTTGTGTTCATGGCAGCTGAAGCGATACGG GCATGGAGTAATGACAGAATAAAGCCTTGTGAACATCAAGTCATTATGAAATCAAAGGAAACCAGATACTCCATTGGACTATTTTCGTTTAACCGCGGAATTACCAGCGTACCAGAGGAACTTATCGATGATTTACATCCTTTACAATTCAAGCCATTCAATATGTACGACTACCTTCGTTTCCATAAATCAGATGAGGGAAAGAGAGTGAATGGCTCCATCAAGGCATTCTGTGGTGTTTGA
- the LOC119991391 gene encoding probable 2-oxoglutarate-dependent dioxygenase AOP1 — protein sequence MGSQTVSKLPAIDLTKQNLNPGSSLWVSTCSKIRQGLEEYGCMEVLYNKLPLEFHNKIFDAMKELFDLPKETKMKNINPKPAHGYIGKISALPLHEGLGIEYPTDLQQVENFTNLMWPAGNDHFCELAYAYANIAAELERMLMRMLFESYGAEKHHESHVASTTYLLRFLKYIKSQEDQTNIGFKGHTDKSFITILHQDHVKGLELRTKDGDWISYEPSPSSFLVVAGDVCMAWSNNRIKSCYHRVIVNEEEAVRHSLGFFTFRTGLIQPPEEVVDDEHPLQYKPFEHSELLKFYVASATQDKADRNMMKDFAGAT from the exons ATGGGTTCCCAAACAGTGTCCAAACTTCCAGCAATAGACTTGACCAAGCAAAACTTGAATCCTGGTTCAAGTCTTTGGGTCTCTACATGCAGTAAAATCCGTCAAGGACTTGAAGAATACGGTTGTATGGAAGTATTGTACAACAAACTTCCATTAGAATTCCATAACAAAATCTTCGATGCCATGAAAGAATTGTTTGATCTCCCTAAAGAAACCAAAATGAAGAACATTAACCCTAAACCCGCCCACGGCTACATCGGAAAAATCTCAGCTCTTCCTCTCCACGAAGGCCTTGGCATCGAGTACCCGACCGATCTTCAACAAGTTGAAAATTTCACAAACCTCATGTGGCCGGCCGGAAACGACCATTTCTG TGAACTGGCTTACGCCTACGCCAACATAGCAGCAGAATTGGAGAGAATGTTGATGAGGATGTTATTTGAAAGCTATGGCGCAGAGAAACACCATGAATCACACGTAGCATCAACGACATATCTTCTTCGTTTCTTGAAATACATAAAATCACAGGAAGATCAAACAAATATTGGTTTCAAGGGACACACCGACAAGAGCTTTATAACCATCCTTCATCAAGATCATGTCAAGGGACTTGAACTAAGAACAAAAGATGGAGATTGGATTAGTTACGAGCCTTCCCCTTCGTCTTTCCTTGTAGTCGCGGGCGATGTGTGCATG GCATGGAGCAACAATCGAATAAAATCGTGTTATCATAGAGTGATCGTGAACGAAGAAGAAGCAGTTAGGCACTCGCTCGGATTTTTCACATTCCGGACTGGACTAATACAGCCACCGGAGGAGGTAGTCGACGATGAACATCCATTGCAGTATAAACCATTCGAGCATTCTGAACTCCTCAAATTCTATGTTGCAAGCGCTACTCAAGACAAGGCAGATCGCAACATGATGAAAGACTTCGCTGGGGCCACTTAA